Proteins co-encoded in one Ralstonia sp. RRA genomic window:
- a CDS encoding nitronate monooxygenase family protein has product MPAAKHLPPALQHLTLPVIGSPMFIVSYPELVLAQCKAGIVGAFPALNARPAEVLDEWLTQINADLAAHRAAHPHAVVGPLAVNQIVHHSNARLEQDVATCVKHKVPIFITSLRAPVKEILDAVHSYGGIVLHDVINLRHAEKALEAGVDGLILVAAGAGGHAGTLSPFALVGEVRRIFDGPIALSGAIATGDAILAAQAMGADLAYIGTRFIASKEAHAAESYKQAIVRAAASDIIYTNLFTGVHGNYIRESIELAGLDPAALPEADKSKMNFGDGSSRAKAWKDIWGAGQGVGQIADLPPAGEIVTRLKAEYDAAKLRLALHLRL; this is encoded by the coding sequence ATGCCCGCCGCCAAGCATCTGCCGCCCGCACTGCAACACCTGACGCTGCCGGTGATCGGCTCGCCGATGTTCATCGTCAGCTATCCGGAACTGGTGTTGGCGCAGTGCAAGGCCGGCATCGTCGGGGCGTTTCCGGCGCTCAATGCACGGCCGGCCGAGGTGCTGGACGAATGGCTCACGCAGATCAACGCAGACCTCGCTGCCCACCGTGCCGCACATCCGCACGCGGTGGTCGGGCCCCTCGCGGTCAACCAGATCGTGCACCACTCCAACGCGCGGCTGGAGCAGGACGTGGCCACCTGCGTCAAACACAAGGTGCCGATCTTCATCACCTCGCTGCGCGCGCCGGTCAAGGAGATCCTGGATGCGGTGCACAGCTACGGCGGCATCGTGCTGCACGATGTGATCAACCTGCGCCATGCGGAGAAGGCGCTGGAAGCCGGGGTCGACGGCCTGATCCTGGTGGCCGCGGGCGCGGGTGGGCACGCCGGCACGCTGTCGCCGTTTGCGCTGGTGGGTGAGGTGCGGCGCATCTTCGACGGGCCGATCGCGCTGTCGGGCGCCATCGCCACGGGGGATGCCATCCTCGCCGCGCAGGCCATGGGCGCCGACCTCGCCTACATCGGCACGCGCTTCATCGCCAGCAAGGAGGCGCATGCGGCGGAAAGCTATAAGCAAGCCATCGTGCGCGCGGCGGCGTCCGACATCATCTATACGAACCTCTTCACAGGGGTGCACGGCAACTACATCCGCGAGAGCATCGAGCTGGCGGGCCTGGACCCGGCAGCCCTGCCCGAGGCCGACAAATCGAAGATGAACTTTGGCGACGGCAGCTCCCGTGCCAAGGCATGGAAAGACATCTGGGGCGCCGGCCAGGGGGTGGGCCAGATTGCCGACCTGCCGCCCGCCGGCGAGATCGTCACGCGGCTCAAAGCCGAGTACGATGCCGCCAAATTGCGCCTCGCCCTGCATCTGCGGCTGTAG
- a CDS encoding alpha/beta hydrolase, whose protein sequence is MTTPLSIDAATAAADAALFPGFRPFRQTVNGVEIAGVIGGSGPPLLLLHGHPQSHVIWHKVAQELARDYTVVATDLRGYGASSKPAGSARHAEYSKRMMAQDQVEVMRALGFGRFRLCAHDRGARVAHRLCVDHPVHVERAMLLDIAPTLAMYENTDMAFASAYWHWFFLIQPSPFPETLINATPDFYIGKLMGLRHAGLEPFAPEAMATYAAAMREPACVHAMCEDYRAAATIDLEHDRADRDAGKRVSVPLRVLWGEHGVIQRCFKPLELWQAVANDVSGGTVPCGHYVPEEAPEALLTEMRSFFA, encoded by the coding sequence ATGACCACGCCGCTTTCCATCGACGCCGCCACCGCCGCCGCAGATGCCGCGCTGTTTCCTGGCTTTCGCCCCTTCCGCCAGACGGTCAACGGGGTGGAAATTGCCGGTGTGATTGGTGGCAGCGGGCCGCCGTTGCTGTTGCTGCACGGTCATCCGCAAAGCCATGTGATCTGGCACAAGGTGGCGCAGGAGCTGGCGCGCGACTACACCGTCGTCGCGACGGATTTGCGCGGTTACGGCGCGTCATCCAAGCCGGCCGGCAGCGCCCGGCATGCGGAGTACAGCAAGCGCATGATGGCGCAGGACCAGGTAGAGGTGATGCGCGCACTCGGCTTCGGCCGCTTCCGGCTGTGCGCGCATGATCGCGGCGCACGTGTGGCGCATCGGCTGTGTGTGGATCACCCTGTGCACGTGGAGCGCGCCATGCTGCTCGACATCGCCCCCACGCTGGCGATGTACGAGAACACCGACATGGCGTTTGCGTCCGCCTACTGGCACTGGTTCTTCCTGATCCAGCCCTCGCCGTTTCCCGAGACGCTCATCAATGCCACGCCGGACTTCTACATCGGCAAGCTAATGGGCCTGCGCCACGCGGGGCTCGAACCGTTCGCCCCGGAAGCGATGGCCACCTACGCTGCCGCCATGCGCGAGCCCGCCTGCGTGCACGCCATGTGCGAGGACTACCGTGCTGCGGCCACCATCGACCTTGAACACGATCGCGCCGATCGCGACGCCGGCAAGCGTGTGAGCGTGCCGCTGCGGGTGCTGTGGGGCGAGCATGGCGTGATCCAGCGGTGCTTCAAGCCGTTGGAGCTGTGGCAAGCCGTGGCCAATGACGTGAGCGGTGGCACGGTGCCATGCGGGCACTATGTGCCGGAGGAAGCGCCGGAGGCGTTGTTGACGGAGATGCGCAGCTTCTTCGCTTAA
- a CDS encoding acyl-CoA thioesterase, translating to MSIYTYQVLWADLDGNQHLKNTRYLDYAAHTRFRFLTEHGFGPKAFAQHKLGPVVFEDRVAYRKELRLMDTFTVSVETAGRNERGSRFIMVNRIRDEAGELCAEITSMCAWFDLAERKVAAPPPALFAVMEGTPRTDDYRLL from the coding sequence ATGTCGATCTATACGTACCAAGTGCTGTGGGCCGATCTGGACGGCAACCAGCATTTGAAGAACACGCGCTATCTGGACTATGCGGCGCACACGCGCTTTCGGTTTCTGACTGAGCACGGGTTTGGGCCGAAAGCCTTTGCACAGCACAAGCTCGGGCCGGTGGTGTTTGAAGACCGCGTTGCCTATCGCAAGGAACTGCGATTGATGGACACCTTTACCGTGAGCGTGGAGACGGCGGGCCGCAACGAGCGCGGCTCGCGGTTCATCATGGTCAACCGCATCCGCGATGAAGCGGGCGAGTTGTGCGCGGAGATCACCAGCATGTGCGCGTGGTTTGACCTTGCCGAACGCAAGGTCGCCGCGCCACCACCAGCGCTGTTTGCTGTGATGGAAGGCACGCCCCGTACGGACGACTACCGGCTGCTGTAA
- the blaOXA gene encoding class D beta-lactamase, producing the protein MKRWCIAAAVLAVNLVSPTAHARTLCTVIADAASGNVLMQEGDCATRVTPASTFKIALSLMGFDAGILKDEHTPTLAYRDGDVAWGGDAWQQPTDPARWIQYSVVWFSQRVAQSLGDTRFQHYADVFDYGNRDVSGEPGKHNGNAGAWINSSLQISPLEQVAFLRKVANRTLPVSANALDMTWRVTEIATRPDGWAIHGKTGTGSPGAPITHEGDYDRARAYGWFVGWATKGPRTLVFARLTQDAQMQPTPAGMRTRDALLSELPSLADGVTR; encoded by the coding sequence ATGAAACGCTGGTGTATCGCGGCGGCCGTCCTGGCCGTCAACCTGGTGAGCCCGACGGCGCATGCCCGAACCCTCTGCACCGTTATTGCGGATGCGGCATCGGGCAATGTGTTGATGCAAGAGGGCGATTGCGCCACGCGCGTGACGCCGGCCTCCACCTTCAAGATCGCGCTCAGCCTGATGGGGTTCGATGCCGGCATTCTCAAGGATGAACATACGCCCACGCTGGCCTACCGTGACGGCGATGTCGCGTGGGGTGGTGATGCGTGGCAGCAGCCCACGGACCCCGCGCGGTGGATCCAGTACTCGGTGGTCTGGTTCTCGCAGCGGGTGGCGCAGTCGCTGGGCGACACCCGCTTCCAGCATTACGCCGACGTGTTCGACTACGGGAACCGAGACGTCTCCGGCGAGCCGGGCAAGCACAACGGTAACGCCGGTGCGTGGATCAACTCGTCGCTGCAGATCTCGCCGCTGGAGCAGGTGGCCTTCCTGCGCAAGGTGGCCAACCGCACGCTCCCGGTGAGCGCTAACGCCCTGGACATGACCTGGCGCGTGACGGAAATCGCCACGCGCCCGGATGGATGGGCAATTCACGGCAAGACGGGCACGGGCTCTCCGGGTGCGCCGATCACGCATGAGGGCGACTACGACCGCGCGCGCGCTTACGGCTGGTTTGTCGGCTGGGCAACGAAGGGGCCGCGCACGCTGGTGTTCGCACGCTTGACCCAGGACGCACAAATGCAGCCGACGCCCGCCGGCATGCGTACGCGCGATGCGCTGCTGAGCGAGTTGCCATCGCTGGCCGATGGCGTGACGCGATAG
- a CDS encoding XRE family transcriptional regulator produces the protein MDIHHRIAHRLRELRDAQGLSLDALAERSQVSRSAISLIERGQSSPTAAVLDRLSSALGVTLASLFEEGAAPAAEPSPVARAADQPEWTDPGSGYVRRNLSPAARSPIQLVEVHFPPGQRVAYDTGVRDAEVYQQVWIVEGTMEMTVGDVHWRLAAGDCLAMQLDRPIVFHNPTQRPARYLVALTTVASVGWRTK, from the coding sequence ATGGATATCCACCACCGCATCGCCCACCGCCTGCGCGAACTGCGCGACGCGCAGGGCCTCTCGCTCGACGCCCTGGCCGAACGCAGCCAGGTCAGCCGCTCAGCCATCTCCCTGATCGAGCGCGGCCAGAGCAGCCCGACGGCCGCCGTGCTCGACCGGCTCAGTTCTGCGCTGGGCGTGACGCTCGCCTCGCTGTTCGAAGAAGGCGCGGCGCCGGCCGCCGAACCTTCGCCCGTGGCACGCGCGGCCGACCAGCCCGAATGGACCGACCCGGGCTCGGGCTACGTACGCCGCAACCTCTCACCGGCCGCGCGTTCGCCCATCCAGTTGGTGGAGGTGCACTTTCCGCCCGGCCAGCGCGTGGCCTATGACACTGGCGTGCGCGATGCCGAGGTCTACCAACAGGTGTGGATCGTCGAAGGCACGATGGAGATGACCGTCGGCGACGTGCACTGGCGCCTCGCCGCGGGCGATTGCCTGGCGATGCAGCTGGACCGCCCAATCGTCTTTCACAACCCGACGCAACGGCCGGCGCGCTATCTGGTGGCACTCACCACCGTCGCCTCGGTTGGCTGGAGAACCAAATGA
- a CDS encoding BlaI/MecI/CopY family transcriptional regulator yields the protein MTKTSPRIKPTTAELNLLRVLWQLGPGTVKQVHQAVQVEKPETTYAAVLRQLQIMHAKGMLVRDERERSHVYAPAQRQNVLQSGLLNEFINKAFAGSGKALVLAALRGHVTKEERAEIEALLREEDL from the coding sequence ATGACCAAGACCTCGCCTCGCATCAAGCCCACCACTGCTGAGTTGAACCTCCTGCGTGTGCTGTGGCAACTGGGGCCGGGCACGGTCAAGCAGGTCCATCAGGCGGTGCAGGTCGAGAAGCCGGAGACGACCTACGCTGCGGTGCTGCGCCAGTTGCAGATCATGCATGCCAAGGGGATGCTGGTACGCGACGAGCGTGAGCGTTCGCACGTGTATGCGCCGGCGCAGCGCCAGAACGTTCTGCAGAGCGGTCTGCTGAACGAGTTCATCAACAAGGCGTTTGCGGGCTCCGGCAAGGCGCTGGTTCTTGCGGCGTTGCGCGGGCATGTCACCAAGGAAGAGCGCGCCGAGATCGAGGCGTTGCTGCGCGAGGAAGACCTGTGA
- a CDS encoding M56 family metallopeptidase — protein MSTTLAILVPAVGWALLHFLWKGTLLSLAAALFLRLTRGGRPQVRYIVLCMALALCVVVPLVDGYREFAAMAAINPVPALPVWIQHTVAPAFSQEPMLWVVMAWLCGVGLMMVRVIVGLAWVHRLAHASHACANDAWQACVSALAQRCGIRRPVRLRVVPNLPSPAAAGWWRPVVLVPASLLTQMPPDLIEALLAHEVAHIRRFDYLVNLMQRAIEALLFYHPGVWWLSGRIRVERELIADALAASLTGNPRHLALALNQLSQQQGVEAAPAGAALWAHGGALSERIRRLVRPQRHAGWTSVGLTAALGTALVVSAVIVPQYFGAAFAREALSVSDDAQRMLVHASAIGKVEALVGLIQSQHVYVVEDGSGKVLLQRDADSVVPIASLTKLMTAMVVLDARPELDRVVQIAPADAGTPALRRAGVPVGTNLPLRDVMQLALMSSDNRAAFALARTYPGGLPAFERALQAKIAALGLTHTALNEPTGLSAHNRSTASDIAIIAKAAADYPEIRRDTTDASETLQINGQPVEYRNTNPLVGARGWDIQLSKTGFTEDAGRCLIMQIRSAGTSITMVLLNGHRAVTVPTMS, from the coding sequence GTGAGCACAACGCTTGCCATCCTGGTTCCGGCAGTGGGCTGGGCGCTGCTGCACTTCCTCTGGAAGGGCACACTGCTCAGTCTTGCCGCCGCGCTGTTCCTGCGGTTGACGCGCGGCGGTCGTCCGCAGGTCCGGTACATCGTGCTGTGCATGGCGTTGGCGCTGTGCGTGGTGGTTCCGCTCGTCGACGGCTATCGCGAGTTCGCGGCAATGGCCGCCATCAACCCGGTGCCAGCGTTGCCCGTCTGGATACAGCACACCGTAGCGCCCGCCTTCTCGCAAGAGCCCATGCTGTGGGTGGTGATGGCCTGGCTGTGCGGCGTCGGCCTGATGATGGTGCGTGTGATCGTGGGCCTGGCCTGGGTGCATCGGCTCGCGCATGCGTCGCATGCCTGCGCCAACGATGCGTGGCAGGCCTGTGTGTCTGCACTTGCGCAACGCTGCGGAATCCGTCGCCCGGTCCGGCTTCGGGTAGTGCCAAACCTGCCCAGTCCGGCCGCTGCCGGTTGGTGGCGCCCCGTCGTACTGGTGCCGGCCTCACTGTTGACGCAGATGCCGCCGGACCTGATCGAAGCGCTGCTGGCGCACGAGGTCGCACACATCCGCCGTTTCGACTATCTCGTCAATCTCATGCAGCGGGCGATCGAGGCGTTGCTCTTCTATCACCCGGGCGTGTGGTGGCTGTCCGGCCGCATCCGTGTGGAGCGGGAGCTGATTGCGGATGCGCTGGCGGCGAGCCTGACCGGCAACCCGCGGCATCTGGCGCTGGCACTCAATCAACTGAGTCAGCAGCAGGGCGTGGAGGCGGCCCCGGCGGGCGCGGCACTGTGGGCGCATGGCGGCGCGCTGTCGGAGCGCATCCGCCGGCTCGTCAGGCCGCAGCGGCACGCCGGATGGACTTCGGTTGGCTTGACCGCGGCGCTGGGCACTGCACTGGTGGTGTCGGCGGTCATCGTGCCGCAGTACTTTGGCGCCGCCTTTGCCCGCGAGGCGTTGTCGGTGTCGGATGATGCGCAGCGCATGCTCGTCCACGCTTCGGCCATCGGCAAGGTCGAGGCGCTTGTCGGCCTGATCCAATCCCAACATGTGTACGTGGTGGAAGACGGCAGCGGCAAGGTCTTGCTCCAGCGCGATGCAGACAGTGTTGTCCCGATTGCATCGTTGACCAAGCTGATGACCGCCATGGTGGTGCTGGATGCGCGGCCCGAGTTGGATCGCGTGGTGCAGATCGCCCCGGCCGATGCGGGCACGCCGGCGTTGCGTCGCGCGGGGGTGCCTGTCGGGACGAACCTGCCGCTGCGCGACGTCATGCAGCTTGCCCTGATGTCATCGGACAACCGGGCCGCCTTTGCCCTGGCGCGAACCTACCCCGGAGGCTTGCCTGCGTTCGAGCGGGCATTGCAGGCAAAGATCGCCGCACTGGGGCTGACGCATACCGCGTTGAATGAACCGACGGGCCTGTCGGCGCACAACCGGTCAACGGCCAGCGACATTGCCATCATCGCCAAGGCAGCGGCGGACTATCCGGAGATCCGCCGCGATACCACCGACGCGAGCGAGACCCTCCAGATCAACGGCCAGCCGGTGGAGTACCGCAACACCAATCCGCTGGTCGGCGCGCGCGGCTGGGACATCCAGCTCTCCAAGACCGGCTTTACCGAGGACGCCGGCCGCTGCCTGATCATGCAGATCCGGTCTGCGGGCACCAGCATCACGATGGTCCTGCTCAATGGGCACCGGGCTGTGACCGTTCCGACCATGTCCTGA
- a CDS encoding metalloregulator ArsR/SmtB family transcription factor has product MSPDHLNLVFAALADPTRRAIVARLAAGEATVNELAEPFDLAQPSISKHLKVLETAGLISRGREGQTRPCRLEVATLKATTTWVEHYVDVWEASFDRLDALLQSDGPTSAKGKRHDRKR; this is encoded by the coding sequence ATGTCTCCCGACCACCTGAACCTCGTCTTCGCCGCGCTGGCCGATCCCACGCGCCGCGCCATCGTCGCCCGTCTTGCTGCAGGCGAGGCCACCGTCAACGAACTGGCTGAACCGTTCGATCTGGCGCAGCCCTCCATCTCCAAGCATCTGAAGGTGCTGGAAACCGCCGGTCTGATTTCACGCGGACGGGAGGGGCAGACGCGGCCGTGCCGGTTGGAAGTTGCGACGCTTAAGGCGACGACCACCTGGGTCGAGCACTACGTCGACGTGTGGGAGGCCAGCTTCGACCGGCTCGATGCGCTGCTGCAATCGGACGGTCCCACCTCTGCGAAAGGAAAGCGTCATGACCGAAAGCGATGA
- a CDS encoding PhzF family phenazine biosynthesis protein produces MSRYAFRLLNVFAESTFGGNQLAVFEDGRGLDDATMQAIGRQFNLSEITFIFPDDTEGATARFRIFTPDYEMPFAGHPSLGTAQVVRELYGPGNELTLRCKSGIVSLTAQDEGWSLVPPRSGALNTREEDPAIAKMLGLDADALAGTPLWVDAGIEQLMVPVKTRADVERARPDPAAFDAWPRSRNDGRNAYVFTMPKPGSDDPVVSRFFFEYGTGLWEDPGTGSACANLGGWLRATGHTLPASYRIEQGAAVGRPCHLTLQVDADGTIHVGGRVIEVGRGTLTI; encoded by the coding sequence ATGTCGCGCTACGCCTTCCGCCTGCTCAACGTCTTTGCTGAATCCACCTTTGGCGGCAACCAGCTCGCCGTCTTTGAAGACGGGCGCGGCCTGGACGACGCCACCATGCAGGCCATCGGACGCCAGTTCAACCTGTCCGAGATCACCTTCATCTTTCCCGATGACACAGAGGGCGCCACGGCGCGCTTCCGCATCTTCACGCCGGACTACGAGATGCCGTTTGCCGGGCATCCGTCGCTGGGCACCGCGCAGGTGGTGCGTGAGCTGTACGGCCCCGGCAATGAGCTGACGCTGCGCTGCAAGTCGGGCATCGTCTCGCTGACGGCGCAGGACGAGGGGTGGTCTCTGGTGCCGCCGCGCTCGGGGGCGCTGAATACGCGGGAGGAAGATCCGGCCATCGCCAAGATGCTGGGGTTGGATGCCGACGCGCTGGCGGGCACGCCGCTCTGGGTCGATGCCGGTATTGAGCAGTTGATGGTGCCGGTCAAGACGCGTGCCGATGTGGAGCGCGCCCGCCCAGACCCCGCCGCCTTCGATGCGTGGCCGCGCAGCCGCAATGATGGGCGCAATGCCTACGTGTTCACCATGCCCAAGCCGGGCAGCGATGACCCGGTGGTGTCGCGCTTCTTCTTCGAATACGGCACCGGTCTGTGGGAAGACCCGGGCACCGGTTCGGCATGCGCCAACCTGGGCGGCTGGCTGCGTGCGACCGGCCACACGCTGCCGGCAAGCTATCGCATCGAGCAGGGTGCTGCGGTGGGGCGGCCGTGTCACCTGACGCTGCAAGTCGATGCCGACGGCACCATCCACGTGGGTGGCCGCGTGATCGAGGTCGGCCGCGGCACGCTGACGATCTGA
- a CDS encoding GNAT family N-acetyltransferase codes for MTDTVIVRRVGANEASACVNALADVLVDCVAGGASVSFMWPLSHDKAQAFWRNVAEGVARNERALLIAEDADGAVLGTVQLVLAQPENQPHRADVAKMLVHRRARRRGIAQQLMAALDDIARAEGKTVLVLDTVTGGDAERLYTRAGWQRVGVVPNYALMPDGAPCGTTFFCKELNAAA; via the coding sequence ATGACCGACACCGTGATCGTGCGCCGCGTGGGCGCCAATGAGGCAAGCGCCTGCGTCAATGCGCTGGCCGATGTGTTGGTCGATTGCGTGGCGGGTGGTGCGTCGGTCAGCTTTATGTGGCCGTTGTCGCATGACAAGGCGCAGGCGTTCTGGCGCAACGTGGCCGAAGGGGTCGCTCGTAACGAGCGCGCGTTGCTGATCGCGGAAGATGCGGACGGCGCCGTGCTCGGCACCGTGCAGTTGGTTCTGGCGCAGCCTGAAAACCAGCCGCACCGCGCAGACGTGGCGAAGATGCTCGTGCACCGCCGCGCGCGTCGGCGGGGCATTGCGCAGCAATTGATGGCGGCGCTGGACGACATCGCACGCGCCGAGGGCAAGACGGTGCTGGTGCTCGACACCGTGACCGGCGGCGATGCCGAGCGGCTGTACACACGCGCCGGCTGGCAGCGCGTGGGCGTGGTGCCCAACTATGCCTTGATGCCCGACGGCGCGCCTTGCGGGACGACGTTCTTCTGCAAGGAATTGAACGCCGCCGCTTAA
- a CDS encoding SRPBCC domain-containing protein: protein MTESDERIAAQAAFEITRVFKAPRERVWQAWSDVAQLERWWGPKGCTVEALRFEFQPGGFFHYAMHFGDAPAMWGRFNYREIVAGERIVWLNSFANAQCGIARAPFSELCPLEIENRSRSPSVMV, encoded by the coding sequence ATGACCGAAAGCGATGAACGGATCGCCGCGCAGGCGGCGTTCGAGATCACCCGCGTCTTCAAGGCACCACGCGAGCGCGTCTGGCAGGCCTGGAGCGATGTCGCGCAACTGGAGCGCTGGTGGGGGCCGAAAGGCTGCACCGTCGAAGCGCTGCGCTTCGAGTTCCAACCCGGTGGTTTCTTCCACTACGCGATGCATTTTGGCGACGCACCCGCCATGTGGGGGCGATTCAACTACCGCGAGATCGTCGCGGGTGAGCGCATCGTCTGGCTGAACTCGTTTGCGAATGCGCAGTGCGGCATCGCACGGGCGCCGTTCAGCGAGCTGTGTCCGCTGGAGATCGAGAACCGGTCACGTTCACCGAGCGTGATGGTGTGA
- a CDS encoding LysR substrate-binding domain-containing protein, with product MRRLPPLNALRSFEAAGRLNSLTLAAEELNVTQSAVAQQIRVLETFFGQKLFERDGRSLRLTLRARHYLVDVASCIGRLTEATEQMFEAPDRRQIRINTSSSFAHGWLLPQLAHFHVQHPGIEIELVSTPDTDVERIDESSDVVIRRYTPELRRRGFVSKPLVGNVAVPVCAPHHPALAAVHAPSDLRHAPLLHYAGLPQAWQYWFHQAEVAIGETLRGPFYDEFALLVKAAMSGLGICLAPRAVIQDDVNHGRLVMLFPEVKLEGPPFHCLYRDAADDRSLNSFLAWLFERAGEVHSPS from the coding sequence ATGCGCCGACTCCCCCCTCTCAATGCCCTGCGCAGCTTTGAAGCTGCCGGGCGCCTGAACAGCCTGACCCTTGCCGCCGAAGAGTTGAATGTCACGCAGAGCGCGGTCGCCCAGCAGATCCGCGTGCTGGAAACATTCTTTGGACAGAAGCTCTTCGAGCGCGATGGACGCTCCCTGCGCCTGACCTTGCGGGCGCGGCACTACTTGGTGGATGTCGCAAGTTGCATCGGGCGTCTGACCGAGGCCACCGAGCAGATGTTCGAAGCACCGGACCGGCGCCAGATCCGGATCAATACTTCGTCATCGTTCGCCCATGGCTGGCTGCTTCCGCAACTGGCGCACTTTCATGTGCAGCACCCAGGCATTGAAATTGAGCTGGTGTCCACGCCTGACACAGACGTGGAGCGCATCGATGAGTCGAGCGATGTGGTCATCCGCCGCTACACGCCGGAGTTGCGACGGCGGGGGTTCGTGTCGAAGCCCCTGGTGGGCAACGTAGCGGTGCCGGTCTGTGCGCCGCATCATCCCGCGCTGGCGGCAGTGCACGCTCCGTCTGACTTGCGCCATGCACCGCTGCTGCACTACGCGGGCTTGCCGCAGGCTTGGCAGTACTGGTTTCACCAGGCAGAAGTCGCCATCGGCGAAACCCTGCGCGGGCCGTTCTACGACGAATTCGCCCTGCTGGTGAAGGCCGCGATGAGCGGGCTGGGGATCTGCCTGGCCCCGCGGGCAGTCATTCAGGACGACGTCAACCACGGGCGTCTGGTCATGCTGTTTCCGGAGGTCAAGCTGGAAGGGCCGCCGTTTCATTGCCTGTACCGGGATGCAGCGGACGACCGGTCGCTCAACAGCTTCCTCGCGTGGCTGTTCGAGCGCGCCGGCGAGGTGCATAGTCCCTCGTAG
- a CDS encoding DUF1254 domain-containing protein: MTHCHAPVRPLTRLAAVALSAAALTLTGCATQNPDPAAANELRLPQAGEAQVRSAYVYAFPLMMTDALMQVTSAIAPDGRFMHQRTLEDEALPAGVRARVDVLASSAFVDLRNGPVVLSVPDVGRRHIWVAVHDAWTDVFESIGNRTTGARAASYAITPPGWEGTLPAGVKQIAAPTNLVWVVARTQVAGRRDEAAARRVQDRYRITPLDAFGKPGARETEAEAKAEATSATDIDVSLSAARRRVTALDANAYFTRFAELLKDNPPHAADSTMVASLRNLGIVPGAPFDAKAVDSTSLKVMDAGVSAARETLSMAAKQPQITQNGWFIPRMIGAYGLDYAQRAIVSWSGGGTDVPQDMLIATATADANSLPLDSTHRYVLHFDRNQLPPENAGWAVAAVQQPRRTAERPSLRNLLSEADHPRLNSDGSLDILIQRAPPKGMRNNWLPPPVGPFLLRMQLTWPKEAALDGTWLPPAVQRRE; this comes from the coding sequence ATGACGCACTGCCATGCGCCCGTGCGCCCGCTCACAAGGCTGGCGGCGGTGGCGCTGAGCGCAGCGGCCCTGACCCTGACCGGCTGCGCCACCCAGAACCCCGACCCTGCCGCCGCCAACGAACTGCGCCTGCCGCAAGCCGGCGAGGCGCAAGTCCGCTCCGCCTATGTCTATGCGTTTCCGTTGATGATGACGGACGCGCTGATGCAGGTCACTTCCGCCATCGCGCCCGATGGGCGCTTCATGCACCAGCGCACGCTGGAAGACGAAGCCCTGCCCGCCGGTGTGCGCGCCCGTGTGGACGTGCTCGCCAGCAGCGCCTTCGTTGATTTGCGCAACGGGCCCGTCGTGCTGAGCGTGCCCGATGTCGGCCGCCGCCACATCTGGGTGGCCGTGCACGATGCCTGGACGGACGTGTTCGAATCCATCGGCAACCGCACCACGGGGGCACGTGCAGCCAGCTACGCCATCACGCCGCCGGGCTGGGAAGGCACACTGCCGGCAGGCGTCAAGCAGATTGCCGCGCCGACGAACCTGGTATGGGTCGTTGCCCGCACGCAGGTCGCAGGGCGGCGCGACGAAGCTGCCGCACGCCGCGTGCAGGATCGCTACCGCATCACGCCGCTGGACGCTTTCGGCAAACCCGGCGCACGCGAAACCGAGGCGGAAGCCAAGGCTGAGGCGACCAGCGCCACCGACATCGACGTCAGCCTGAGTGCTGCGCGCCGCCGTGTGACCGCGCTCGATGCCAACGCCTACTTCACCCGGTTTGCCGAACTGCTCAAGGACAATCCGCCGCACGCGGCAGATTCCACGATGGTGGCGTCGCTGCGCAACCTCGGCATCGTGCCCGGTGCGCCGTTTGACGCCAAGGCAGTGGATTCGACCAGCCTGAAGGTGATGGATGCCGGCGTGAGCGCCGCGCGCGAGACGCTCTCGATGGCGGCCAAGCAGCCGCAGATCACGCAGAACGGCTGGTTCATCCCGCGCATGATCGGCGCGTATGGATTGGACTATGCGCAACGCGCGATCGTCTCGTGGTCGGGCGGCGGTACCGACGTGCCGCAGGACATGCTGATCGCCACCGCCACAGCGGACGCCAACAGCCTGCCGCTGGACAGCACGCACCGCTACGTGCTGCATTTCGATCGCAACCAGCTTCCGCCGGAGAACGCCGGCTGGGCCGTGGCCGCCGTGCAGCAACCGCGCCGGACCGCCGAGCGCCCGAGCCTGCGCAACCTCCTCAGCGAAGCCGATCACCCGCGCCTGAACAGCGATGGCTCGCTCGACATCCTGATCCAGCGCGCGCCGCCCAAGGGCATGCGGAACAACTGGCTGCCACCACCGGTCGGCCCCTTCCTGCTGCGCATGCAGCTGACGTGGCCGAAGGAAGCGGCGCTGGATGGGACATGGCTGCCGCCTGCTGTGCAGCGGCGGGAATAG